In a single window of the Jaculus jaculus isolate mJacJac1 chromosome 9, mJacJac1.mat.Y.cur, whole genome shotgun sequence genome:
- the LOC123463351 gene encoding keratin-associated protein 4-6-like — MCNSCCGSVCSEQGCGQETCCQPSCMQTTCCRTTCCRPSCCVSSCCRPTCCRPQCCISSCCRPTCCRPQCCISSCCRPTCCRPQCCISSCCQPSCGGSSCCRPCCCRPCCCLRPVCGQVSCHTTCYRPTCVISTCPRPMCCAVPCPCC, encoded by the coding sequence ATGTGCAACTCCTGTTGTGGCTCCGTCTGCTCTGAGCAGGGCTGTGGCCAGGAGACCTGCTGCCAGCCCAGCTGCATGCAGACCACCTGCTGCAGGACCACCTGCTGCCGCCCCAGCTGCTGCGTGtccagctgctgccgccccacctgctgcagaccccagtgctgcatctccagctgctgccgccccacctgctgcagaccccagtgctgcatctccagctgctgccgccccacctgctgcaggccccagtgctgcatctccagctgctgccagcccTCCTGTGGTggctccagctgctgccgccCCTGCTGCTGCCGCCCCTGCTGCTGCCTGCGTCCAGTGTGCGGCCAGGTCTCCTGCCACACCACTTGCTACCGCCCAACCTGCGTCATCTCCACCTGCCCCCGCCCCATGTGCTGCGCCGTCCCTTGCCCTTGCTGCTAA